The Zobellia alginiliquefaciens genome contains a region encoding:
- a CDS encoding tetratricopeptide repeat protein — MYRLDMDQRILVMDKSYLASSFLFIFPIPNPTVMNLNIKLLLLFYLYCSACFSQNRQQELDSLIQRSQGLPDNIEKAQVLSRIHERMMFMDNEGALLYAREAFDLANRINYDRGVANGYLQFGNYYYNQSKNDSAAFFHNKALNAFKEIKSIKGQIFALHSLATIQRESGDFDKAIETTQSILNMYTEENRSNSDLGNFDLRGSEYEVLGGIYFEKGNYLIAVEHTLKSLRFFEKKGDEVRKADALKQLADIEFQQQNYASSLDYATKAIAIYKENNDKIYSSYALNTAGLATEKLGDIGKSKELLEESLELAKEMNIQSMMATSLNDLGRLEYKQGDYLKAFPLLEASIEIAKKEDIKLNLTAALHEMANLKMAQNEYQSALTHINEVIAISEEIEALPTLRDALKTKAEIQKLMGNTNGAYANFSRYATINDSLYSNRKAQQIAELKTIYETEKKEAALALQEEEIAVLNEKVKVDKLTKGLYAGGMVAFIVISGLLYFGFQQRIKKNRIAREKQEAIYQQEIEHKQKELASQTLHLVQKNTFIQELMENLENVKNSPDKFKTEFRRMVMLLKKENASDKDWEVFKTYFSEVHNDFDQKLKTIYAEISEKEIRLAAFLRMNLTTKEIATTLNVLPDSILKSKYRLKKKLGLEKETDLNTFLNAL, encoded by the coding sequence ATGTATAGACTAGACATGGACCAGCGTATTTTGGTGATGGACAAATCCTATTTAGCAAGCTCATTTCTTTTTATCTTTCCCATACCTAATCCAACCGTTATGAACCTGAATATCAAACTACTCCTTCTTTTCTATCTTTATTGTTCCGCCTGTTTTTCACAAAACCGACAGCAAGAATTGGACAGTCTTATCCAACGTTCCCAGGGTTTACCGGATAATATTGAAAAGGCACAGGTGCTTTCACGAATTCATGAACGAATGATGTTTATGGATAACGAGGGTGCTTTGCTTTATGCACGTGAAGCATTTGACCTCGCCAACCGAATAAATTATGATAGAGGTGTTGCCAATGGCTATTTACAGTTTGGCAATTACTACTACAATCAATCCAAAAATGATTCTGCAGCCTTTTTTCACAATAAGGCCTTGAACGCCTTTAAAGAAATAAAATCCATTAAAGGACAGATTTTTGCCTTACACTCCCTCGCCACCATTCAACGGGAATCAGGAGATTTTGATAAAGCTATTGAAACTACCCAGTCCATTCTAAATATGTATACCGAAGAAAATAGGAGTAATTCCGATTTGGGAAATTTCGATTTAAGAGGATCGGAATATGAAGTTTTGGGAGGAATCTATTTTGAAAAAGGCAACTATTTAATTGCTGTGGAACACACCTTAAAATCCCTCAGGTTTTTTGAAAAAAAAGGAGATGAAGTACGAAAGGCCGATGCTTTAAAACAATTAGCTGATATTGAATTTCAGCAACAGAATTATGCTTCTAGCTTAGACTACGCCACTAAGGCCATTGCTATTTACAAAGAAAACAATGACAAAATATACTCTAGTTATGCCTTAAACACAGCTGGTTTGGCTACTGAAAAACTTGGCGATATTGGAAAATCAAAAGAACTACTAGAAGAATCATTGGAGCTTGCCAAAGAAATGAACATACAGAGCATGATGGCCACCTCCTTAAATGATTTGGGCAGATTGGAGTACAAACAAGGGGATTATTTAAAGGCTTTTCCCCTATTGGAAGCATCTATTGAAATAGCCAAAAAAGAAGACATTAAATTGAATCTGACCGCCGCCCTTCACGAAATGGCCAATTTAAAAATGGCCCAAAATGAATATCAAAGTGCGTTGACCCATATCAATGAGGTAATTGCCATTTCGGAAGAAATAGAAGCCTTACCTACGTTAAGGGATGCCCTAAAAACAAAAGCCGAAATACAAAAGCTTATGGGCAACACGAATGGCGCATATGCCAATTTTAGTAGGTACGCCACTATTAACGACAGCCTTTATTCCAACCGAAAAGCGCAACAAATAGCAGAACTGAAAACCATTTACGAAACCGAAAAAAAAGAGGCGGCATTGGCTTTACAGGAAGAGGAAATAGCCGTGCTCAATGAAAAGGTAAAAGTGGATAAACTCACCAAAGGCCTGTACGCCGGAGGAATGGTGGCATTTATAGTTATATCCGGACTGTTGTACTTCGGATTCCAGCAGCGGATCAAAAAGAATAGGATAGCCCGCGAAAAACAAGAAGCCATCTACCAACAGGAAATTGAGCACAAACAAAAGGAACTGGCCAGCCAAACCCTGCACCTGGTACAAAAGAATACATTTATACAGGAGTTGATGGAGAATCTGGAGAACGTTAAAAACTCCCCTGATAAGTTTAAGACCGAATTTAGGCGTATGGTCATGCTCTTAAAAAAGGAAAATGCATCGGATAAAGATTGGGAGGTCTTTAAAACCTATTTCTCTGAAGTGCACAATGATTTTGACCAAAAGCTGAAGACCATCTATGCCGAAATCAGTGAAAAGGAAATACGATTGGCCGCCTTTTTACGTATGAACCTGACGACCAAAGAGATTGCCACCACTTTAAATGTCTTGCCCGATAGCATTCTAAAATCTAAATACCGATTAAAAAAGAAATTGGGGCTGGAAAAGGAAACAGACCTGAACACTTTTTTAAATGCACTATGA
- a CDS encoding serine hydrolase domain-containing protein produces MILKKIGQFILATLFVGITHAQTNDSISKKLTSELQQISANGNLVGFSVAIVNEDGTLYEDGFGFADKKVNKKYTENTLQNIASISKTFIGVALLKAQELGKLTLDDPINDYLPFKVVHPKFKNTPITIRQLASHTSGIKDPAEYEGKGYILKDAENGAAKVNANFRDPSKMMPLGDYLKAILSTDGQWYKKKTFSKYPPGGMFNYSNIGAGLAAYVLEQATGASFPEFTEKHIFDPLNLNGSGWSFDTIDFSKHSKLYADADTELAFYRLINYPDGGLITSSHDLAKYLTEIIKGYAGNGTILSAESYKELFTPQLTDENHKDRSDREYNDEYNMGVFMGMSSKGQIGHTGGDPSVVTHMFFNENTKTGKLLLVNTDLDKKSVQDFIAIWRALMAHEDQF; encoded by the coding sequence ATGATCTTAAAAAAAATAGGTCAATTTATACTAGCTACATTATTTGTGGGCATAACACATGCGCAAACCAACGATTCCATTTCCAAAAAACTCACTAGTGAATTACAGCAAATTTCAGCTAACGGAAATTTAGTTGGTTTTTCGGTGGCCATAGTCAATGAAGATGGCACGCTCTATGAAGACGGATTTGGCTTTGCCGACAAAAAAGTAAATAAAAAGTATACAGAAAATACCCTACAGAATATAGCATCGATATCTAAAACCTTCATTGGTGTGGCTTTGTTAAAAGCGCAAGAGTTGGGTAAGCTAACCTTAGATGATCCTATCAATGACTATCTGCCTTTTAAAGTGGTGCATCCTAAATTTAAGAATACGCCTATTACCATTCGCCAATTGGCAAGTCATACTTCGGGGATTAAGGATCCAGCAGAATATGAGGGTAAAGGGTATATATTAAAAGATGCCGAAAACGGCGCTGCTAAGGTCAACGCCAATTTTCGTGATCCTAGTAAAATGATGCCCCTTGGCGATTATTTAAAAGCTATTTTAAGTACCGATGGACAATGGTACAAAAAGAAAACCTTTTCTAAATACCCACCTGGTGGTATGTTCAATTATTCTAATATAGGTGCTGGTTTGGCGGCATATGTGCTAGAGCAAGCAACGGGAGCATCGTTTCCGGAGTTTACCGAGAAACATATTTTTGACCCTTTGAATCTGAATGGTTCCGGATGGTCTTTTGATACCATAGACTTTTCAAAACATTCAAAATTATACGCCGATGCGGATACCGAACTTGCCTTTTATAGATTGATCAATTATCCCGATGGTGGCTTGATCACCTCTTCTCACGATTTGGCAAAATATCTAACTGAAATTATAAAAGGTTATGCTGGTAACGGAACAATTTTATCCGCAGAAAGCTATAAAGAGCTATTTACACCGCAGTTAACAGACGAGAACCATAAAGACCGTAGCGATAGGGAGTATAATGACGAATACAATATGGGGGTATTTATGGGCATGTCATCAAAAGGGCAAATTGGGCATACAGGCGGAGACCCTAGTGTAGTCACCCATATGTTCTTCAATGAAAACACAAAGACCGGTAAGCTGTTATTGGTCAATACAGATTTAGACAAAAAAAGCGTTCAAGACTTTATTGCTATTTGGAGGGCGCTGATGGCGCATGAAGATCAATTTTAG
- a CDS encoding sigma-70 family RNA polymerase sigma factor codes for MKNEINTIWLDLNEELYHFIFGKIKDEQVSKDIHQEVFLKIQTKIHQLQHTSKLTSWVYQITRNTIIDYFRKQGKTTSSIDGIELAEEQSDDFDYAKLTNCINQKIGELSAQHKEAIILTTFQEYSQKELAKHLNISYSGTKSRVQKARDILKVQLLSCPNVIADRTGKLLDFENNEE; via the coding sequence ATGAAAAATGAAATCAATACCATTTGGCTAGACCTTAATGAAGAATTGTATCATTTCATTTTTGGCAAGATCAAAGATGAACAAGTGTCAAAAGACATTCACCAAGAGGTATTCTTGAAAATACAGACGAAGATCCATCAATTGCAGCATACCTCTAAATTGACTTCTTGGGTGTATCAAATTACTAGAAATACGATTATAGATTATTTTAGAAAACAGGGTAAAACCACTTCGAGTATAGATGGTATAGAGCTGGCAGAAGAACAGTCAGATGATTTTGATTATGCCAAGCTCACCAATTGCATCAATCAGAAAATAGGCGAGTTATCGGCGCAACATAAAGAAGCCATTATATTGACCACCTTTCAAGAATACTCGCAAAAAGAGCTGGCCAAGCATTTAAACATCTCGTATTCGGGCACAAAATCAAGGGTACAAAAAGCTAGGGACATATTAAAGGTACAGCTGCTTTCTTGCCCCAATGTAATAGCTGACCGAACAGGAAAATTGCTCGATTTTGAAAATAACGAAGAATAG